In Castanea sativa cultivar Marrone di Chiusa Pesio chromosome 6, ASM4071231v1, a single window of DNA contains:
- the LOC142638368 gene encoding xanthohumol 4-O-methyltransferase-like, whose protein sequence is MEAKEAEAELQGQADIWKYMLSFADSMAVKCAVELRIADIINMHGGPMTLSQIVAGIPDAQSPDIGYLTRIMRLLVRRKIFTTQSHHHPSEGGDTLYGLTHSSRWLLHDSKMTLAPMLLMEDHPLLMAPWHCFSQCVKEGGIAFKKAHGRELWDFGSVNPEFNKLFNDGMACTANIVMNAIVSEYKDGFGSVGSLVDVGGGTGSVLAEIVKSYPHIKGINFDLPHVVATAPIYDGITHVGGDMFEAIPNADAVFMKWIMHDWNDESCVKILKNCRKAIPEETGKVIIVDVVLQPEGDGLFDDTCLVFDLLMIAHSSGGKERTELEWKKVLEAGGFPRYNIIKISALPSIIEAYPK, encoded by the exons ATGGAAGCAAAAGAAGCTGAAGCAGAGTTACAAGGTCAAGCCGATATATGGAAATACATGTTGAGCTTTGCAGATTCCATGGCAGTGAAATGCGCTGTGGAGCTCCGCATAGCTGACATTATAAACATGCATGGTGGCCCAATGACCTTGTCCCAGATAGTAGCTGGTATTCCTGATGCACAATCCCCAGATATCGGCTACCTCACGCGCATCATGAGATTGCTAGTCCGCAGAAAGATCTTCACCACACAATCACATCATCATCCATCAGAAGGTGGAGACACTCTGTACGGCCTGACCCACTCATCAAGATGGCTGTTGCATGATTCCAAGATGACCCTAGCTCCTATGCTACTCATGGAGGACCATCCTTTGCTAATGGCGCCGTGGCACTGTTTCAGCCAATGTGTCAAAGAAGGTGGCATAGCCTTTAAAAAGGCTCATGGCCGTGAGTTATGGGATTTTGGTTCTGTAAATCCTGAATTCAACAAATTGTTCAATGATGGCATGGCTTGTACGGCCAATATTGTGATGAATGCTATTGTCTCTGAGTATAAAGATGGTTTTGGTTCTGTGGGATCATTGGTTGATGTGGGAGGTGGGACCGGTAGTGTGCTAGCTGAGATTGTGAAATCCTATCCCCACATCAAAGGTATTAACTTTGATCTACCGCATGTTGTTGCTACTGCACCCATTTATGATGGAATCACACATGTCGGAGGAGACATGTTCGAAGCCATTCCAAACGCTGATGCAGTTTTCATGAAG TGGATCATGCATGATTGGAATGATGAAAGTTGTgtcaagattttgaaaaattgtcGAAAAGCAATACCAGAAGAGACTGGAAAAGTTATTATTGTAGATGTTGTGCTACAGCCAGAGGGTGATGGTCTATTTGATGACACATGTTTAGTATTTGATTTGCTTATGATTGCACACTCCTCAGGTGGCAAGGAAAGGACTGAACTCGAGTGGAAGAAAGTATTGGAAGCAGGAGGATTTCCTCGCTACAATATCATCAAAATTTCAGCTTTACCATCCATTATTGAGGCATACCCTAAGTGA